One part of the Chryseobacterium sp. 7 genome encodes these proteins:
- a CDS encoding DUF5690 family protein has protein sequence MARTINKKTLVTLKAAFAAFGVYFCMYGFRKPFTVASFGGLSYFGVDYKILIIIAQAVGYFISKFIGIKFISELKPQKRITYLFTFIAIAELALLGFAAVPAPYNILFMFINGIPLGMIWGIVFSYIEGRKTTEIIGLFLCSSFVVSSGFTKSVGKFLMDNFSIPEFWMPFSAGLIFIIPLLLFGLLLNKIPKPTEEDILLKNKRQPLNGSERKALIQQFFVPIVCIIFLYISLTVLRDFRDNFNREIWDGLHFTFDSSIFTLTEIPIAIMVLVILSFMVKVKNNKKAFAYYHYILFAGILTVGLSTYLFQQGSLSPFLWMTISGFGMYICYIPFNGIYFDRMIAAFEIRGNVGFLIYIVDSFGYLGSVLILLYKNFGSAQTSWLNFYINLNYIITIAVLILSVIAFLAFRKKSKPKSNSNSNQFINFDTSKIL, from the coding sequence ATGGCAAGAACTATCAATAAAAAAACACTGGTAACACTGAAGGCCGCTTTTGCCGCTTTCGGTGTTTACTTCTGCATGTACGGTTTCAGGAAACCTTTTACTGTAGCATCTTTCGGAGGTCTTTCTTATTTTGGGGTTGATTATAAGATTCTGATTATCATTGCCCAGGCAGTAGGCTATTTTATTTCAAAATTCATCGGGATCAAATTTATTTCTGAACTGAAACCTCAGAAAAGAATTACTTATCTTTTTACTTTCATTGCTATTGCTGAGCTTGCGTTGTTGGGGTTTGCAGCCGTTCCTGCTCCTTACAATATTCTGTTTATGTTCATCAACGGAATTCCGCTGGGAATGATCTGGGGAATTGTTTTCTCTTATATCGAAGGACGCAAAACAACAGAAATTATCGGTTTATTTTTATGTTCAAGCTTTGTCGTTTCTTCAGGATTTACAAAATCTGTAGGAAAATTTCTGATGGATAATTTCTCCATTCCAGAATTCTGGATGCCCTTTTCTGCCGGACTTATTTTTATCATCCCTTTACTGCTTTTCGGACTGCTTTTAAATAAAATTCCAAAGCCTACGGAAGAAGATATTTTGCTTAAAAACAAGCGACAGCCGTTGAATGGTTCAGAAAGAAAAGCACTGATCCAGCAGTTTTTTGTACCCATCGTATGTATCATATTTCTTTATATCAGCTTAACGGTTTTAAGAGATTTCAGAGATAATTTCAACCGTGAAATCTGGGACGGGCTGCATTTTACTTTTGACAGTTCCATTTTTACTTTAACGGAAATTCCTATTGCTATAATGGTTCTCGTAATTTTAAGCTTTATGGTAAAAGTAAAAAACAATAAAAAGGCATTTGCGTATTATCATTATATTCTTTTTGCAGGGATTCTTACGGTAGGGCTTTCTACTTATCTGTTCCAGCAGGGTTCCCTGTCTCCTTTTTTATGGATGACTATTTCAGGATTCGGAATGTATATCTGCTATATTCCTTTCAATGGAATTTATTTTGACAGGATGATCGCTGCGTTTGAAATCAGAGGAAATGTAGGTTTTCTGATTTATATTGTAGATTCCTTCGGTTATCTGGGAAGTGTTCTGATTCTTTTGTATAAAAACTTCGGTTCAGCTCAGACTTCTTGGTTAAATTTCTATATCAATTTAAATTATATTATAACAATCGCTGTTTTAATTCTCTCGGTGATAGCTTTTCTGGCTTTCAGAAAAAAGTCAAAGCCGAAATCAAACTCAAACTCTAATCAATTCATCAATTTCGATACGTCGAAAATTTTATAA
- a CDS encoding sensor histidine kinase, with product MFNKVITNQTKTMVLLMLVFTAIILLFSGLVYFSIVNFSHQRFYELLKIRTATIVQIEKSKDHLDLPENYVLSSLNDEELPMEKDYVFAVPTDSNFKKISQEVHIPSYFFKNIIKEGESNYNDEEFYYIGQSFRYDDKDYIAIASAKNHYVVYYLGFLKRTLLTCIVLSLFFSMIFSFYLSKTLFRPILKITGKVKEISSENLHLRLESQPDNKELNELVDTFNDMLNRIETSFETQNHLIGNVSHELRTPLTSIMGEADVALSISRTADEYKETLGIILDEAEKLDKKIKALLMIAQTGFDGKIQKMDKVRIDQLLWDVIETLRKIDSRNNIYLDISMLPDNPKKLKVQGNEQLLHLAVANIISNGCKYSNFQQVKVSLGATNTDVYIIVKDNGIGIPEVEMNKIYDPFFRASNTNNYEGYGIGLPLARNIVRMHNGELIVSSHENQGTTVQMRFPNFYSTQKNEEINK from the coding sequence ATGTTTAATAAAGTCATTACAAATCAGACCAAAACGATGGTGCTTTTGATGTTGGTTTTTACCGCCATCATTTTGCTGTTCAGTGGTTTGGTGTACTTTTCAATCGTTAATTTTTCACACCAGAGATTTTATGAGCTGCTGAAGATCAGAACAGCTACTATTGTTCAGATTGAAAAAAGCAAAGACCATCTGGATCTTCCGGAAAATTATGTTCTCAGCAGTCTGAATGACGAAGAACTACCGATGGAAAAAGACTATGTTTTTGCTGTTCCTACAGATTCCAATTTCAAAAAAATCTCTCAGGAAGTACATATTCCTTCGTATTTCTTTAAAAATATCATCAAAGAAGGAGAGTCCAATTATAATGATGAAGAGTTCTATTATATAGGTCAGAGTTTCAGATATGATGATAAAGATTATATAGCCATAGCTTCTGCTAAAAACCATTATGTTGTTTATTATCTGGGCTTTTTGAAAAGAACACTGCTTACCTGTATTGTGCTATCGCTTTTCTTCAGTATGATTTTCTCTTTTTATCTGTCTAAAACTTTATTCAGACCAATCTTAAAAATTACCGGAAAAGTAAAGGAAATCAGTTCTGAAAATCTTCACTTAAGACTGGAATCTCAGCCTGATAATAAGGAACTTAATGAGCTGGTAGATACCTTTAATGATATGCTCAACCGTATTGAAACTTCTTTCGAAACCCAGAATCACCTGATTGGAAATGTTTCCCACGAATTGAGAACCCCTCTTACATCCATTATGGGCGAGGCCGATGTTGCTCTTTCCATCAGCAGAACCGCAGATGAATATAAAGAAACCCTGGGAATCATTCTGGATGAAGCCGAAAAGCTGGATAAAAAGATCAAAGCATTGCTTATGATTGCCCAAACCGGATTTGACGGAAAAATCCAGAAAATGGACAAGGTAAGAATTGACCAGCTGCTTTGGGATGTTATTGAAACCCTCAGAAAAATTGATTCCCGAAATAATATCTATCTGGATATCAGTATGCTTCCCGATAATCCGAAAAAGCTCAAAGTACAAGGGAACGAGCAGCTATTGCATCTTGCAGTGGCCAATATCATTAGCAATGGCTGTAAATATTCTAATTTCCAGCAGGTTAAAGTTTCTCTTGGTGCTACGAATACAGACGTTTATATCATTGTAAAAGATAATGGTATCGGAATTCCGGAAGTAGAAATGAACAAAATCTATGATCCATTCTTCAGAGCCTCCAATACCAATAATTATGAAGGCTACGGAATAGGGCTTCCGCTGGCAAGAAACATCGTAAGAATGCACAACGGCGAGCTGATAGTAAGCTCGCACGAAAATCAAGGCACAACAGTACAGATGCGTTTCCCTAATTTCTATAGCACGCAGAAAAATGAAGAGATAAATAAGTAA
- a CDS encoding response regulator transcription factor, which translates to MKKIILIEDETSVVSFIKKGLQENGYEISVAFDGRTGVQLVQANDFDLVILDIMLPEMNGLDVCKEIRKTNQSVPILFLTALGTSENIVLGLESGGDDYLVKPFKFIELVARVKSLLRRSNNNGPQEITEPEPDNEHVFQFSDLMVNDYTKKVIRAGEDISLTSTEYKLLLYFLNNPEKVISRAEILDAVWGVNYELGTNVVDVYVNYLRKKLDSHDDNKLIHTVIGMGYVLKKA; encoded by the coding sequence ATGAAAAAAATTATTCTTATCGAAGACGAAACCAGTGTAGTTTCCTTTATTAAAAAGGGGCTTCAGGAAAATGGATATGAAATTTCTGTGGCTTTTGACGGGCGTACAGGAGTACAGCTGGTGCAGGCTAACGATTTTGATCTGGTAATTTTAGACATAATGCTTCCGGAAATGAATGGGCTGGATGTATGTAAAGAAATAAGAAAAACCAATCAGAGTGTTCCGATTTTATTTCTGACTGCTTTAGGAACTTCTGAAAACATTGTTCTCGGGCTGGAAAGTGGTGGAGATGACTATCTGGTGAAACCTTTTAAATTCATTGAACTGGTAGCACGGGTAAAGTCTTTACTAAGAAGAAGCAACAATAACGGACCACAGGAAATCACTGAACCTGAACCGGATAATGAACATGTGTTTCAGTTTTCTGATCTGATGGTGAATGATTATACCAAAAAAGTTATCCGTGCCGGAGAAGATATTTCTCTTACTTCCACAGAATATAAACTTCTTTTGTATTTCCTGAATAATCCTGAAAAGGTAATTTCAAGAGCCGAAATTCTGGATGCGGTTTGGGGAGTAAATTATGAGCTTGGAACCAATGTGGTAGATGTATATGTAAACTACTTAAGGAAAAAACTGGACAGCCACGATGATAATAAATTGATTCACACTGTGATAGGAATGGGTTATGTGTTGAAAAAAGCATAA
- the mutL gene encoding DNA mismatch repair endonuclease MutL: MSDIIQLLPDHVANQIAAGEVVQRPASIVKELLENAIDADATKIELIIRDAGKNLIQVVDDGKGMSETDARMAFERHATSKIKGTEDIFKIATKGFRGEALASIAAVSQVELKTKQQNTSIGTNIYIEGGVFQFQDPVQTADGSNFLVKNLFYNVPARRKFLKNNNVEFRHVIDEFQRVALAHENLEFSLFHDDEAVFRLRKGSQMQRIVDVFGRKLQPLLIPIKEDIIWCKLHGFVAKPEGAKKARGEQFLFVNGRYFRSPYFNKAVQEAFEGLLQPGYVPSFFLFLELDPEKIDVNIHPQKTEVKFEDEHLIFALLRSTIKRSLGIYNVSPSLDFDRDPELDEMMNKPIPSKGNGGGSGGGVFKMPEIIVDKDYNPFLEEKNVVHPEEIQNLTEMYHQNITAEPSKINLFEDEDFDEDLMRLPNGYWLFNKGDVTLMLDLGRMHRLLVSEGNKSTRKSNTNSHALLFSLEYHMNEIEKTKYNSIKKYLPELGFDMKIAHESVLRIDSLPEGLKETQAMKFLENLFEILDYKTEEEFLQYYHNQWNKMQSKSRFDFIYKKDAEQLIKDFTALGFPEFLPDGKRCFYEVPFNDFKNKF, encoded by the coding sequence ATGTCAGATATTATTCAGCTTTTACCGGATCATGTAGCTAACCAAATTGCAGCAGGAGAGGTGGTGCAGCGGCCTGCATCCATCGTGAAAGAACTTTTGGAAAATGCTATAGATGCAGATGCAACGAAGATTGAATTGATCATCAGGGATGCCGGGAAAAACCTTATTCAGGTGGTAGACGACGGAAAAGGAATGTCCGAAACAGATGCCCGTATGGCCTTTGAAAGGCATGCTACCTCCAAAATCAAAGGAACAGAAGATATCTTTAAGATTGCTACAAAAGGATTCCGTGGTGAAGCGTTGGCTTCTATTGCTGCGGTTTCTCAGGTAGAATTGAAAACAAAACAGCAAAATACATCCATCGGAACCAATATTTATATAGAAGGCGGAGTTTTCCAGTTTCAGGATCCGGTTCAGACAGCAGACGGATCAAACTTTCTGGTAAAAAATCTTTTCTATAACGTTCCTGCAAGAAGGAAGTTTTTGAAAAATAATAATGTTGAATTCAGACACGTTATCGATGAATTTCAGCGAGTTGCACTGGCTCATGAAAACCTGGAGTTTTCCCTGTTTCATGATGACGAAGCTGTTTTCAGACTGAGAAAAGGAAGTCAGATGCAGCGTATTGTAGATGTTTTCGGAAGAAAGCTTCAGCCGCTTTTAATTCCTATCAAAGAAGATATTATCTGGTGTAAGCTTCATGGTTTTGTGGCCAAGCCGGAAGGGGCTAAGAAAGCAAGAGGTGAGCAGTTCCTTTTTGTAAACGGAAGATATTTCAGAAGTCCATACTTCAATAAAGCTGTACAGGAAGCTTTTGAAGGGCTTCTTCAACCGGGATATGTGCCTTCATTTTTCCTTTTTCTGGAGCTTGATCCGGAGAAGATAGATGTGAACATCCATCCACAGAAAACAGAAGTGAAATTCGAAGATGAGCATCTTATTTTTGCTTTGCTTCGTTCCACTATAAAAAGATCTTTAGGAATTTATAATGTTTCTCCAAGCCTTGATTTCGACAGAGATCCGGAGCTGGATGAAATGATGAACAAACCCATTCCAAGTAAAGGAAATGGAGGAGGATCCGGTGGAGGGGTATTCAAAATGCCTGAAATTATTGTAGATAAAGACTATAATCCGTTCCTGGAAGAGAAAAATGTAGTACATCCGGAAGAAATTCAGAACCTTACCGAAATGTACCATCAGAATATAACGGCAGAACCTTCAAAGATCAATTTATTTGAAGATGAAGATTTTGACGAAGACTTGATGAGACTCCCGAACGGCTACTGGCTTTTCAATAAAGGAGATGTTACACTCATGCTGGATCTGGGAAGAATGCACAGACTGCTGGTTTCTGAGGGGAATAAATCTACCAGAAAGTCAAATACAAACAGTCATGCGCTTCTTTTCTCTCTGGAGTATCATATGAATGAAATTGAGAAGACAAAATACAATTCGATAAAAAAATATCTTCCGGAATTAGGGTTTGACATGAAAATTGCTCATGAAAGTGTACTTCGAATAGATTCACTTCCCGAAGGGCTGAAAGAAACCCAGGCAATGAAGTTCTTAGAAAATCTTTTTGAGATTCTGGATTATAAAACGGAAGAAGAATTTTTGCAGTATTACCATAACCAATGGAATAAAATGCAGTCGAAGTCAAGATTTGACTTTATTTATAAAAAAGATGCGGAACAGCTTATTAAAGATTTTACAGCATTAGGCTTCCCGGAATTTTTACCGGATGGCAAAAGATGCTTTTATGAAGTTCCGTTTAACGACTTTAAAAACAAATTTTAA
- a CDS encoding YoaK family protein encodes MLRNYSNSRTLGDNIRLGTLTAFTAGTINIASLLIFLSFTSNVTGHYAILAAEISKGNWTQVGVVGGWIFLFFFGSFLSNFIVINFNKKSKYFAHSMPIVLEIICLLFVGVYGQFYYQKTLEETEYLVALMLFATGLQNGLTASISNFSVKTTHLTGTTTDLGILVSMFTQKKYRKNGELIGRAKLLMSIMLAYVMGAVFSGLTYYYLEFRVFYVISICLLIVIGYDAYKIHIRHFNTKYRYSRIYKKPNLFAYLYDKIHGIPKREKKRKLVFED; translated from the coding sequence ATGTTAAGAAATTATAGTAACAGCAGGACACTGGGAGACAATATCAGGTTGGGGACGCTGACTGCCTTTACAGCAGGTACTATAAACATTGCTTCCCTATTGATATTTCTCTCTTTTACGTCGAACGTAACGGGACACTACGCTATTTTAGCGGCTGAGATCAGTAAAGGAAACTGGACGCAGGTAGGAGTCGTAGGAGGATGGATCTTCCTGTTCTTCTTCGGAAGCTTCCTGTCCAACTTTATTGTCATCAATTTTAATAAGAAAAGTAAATATTTTGCCCATTCCATGCCCATTGTGCTGGAAATCATATGTCTTCTGTTTGTAGGAGTTTATGGGCAGTTTTATTATCAGAAAACATTAGAAGAAACAGAATATTTAGTCGCATTGATGCTTTTTGCTACCGGATTGCAAAACGGATTAACGGCAAGTATCTCCAATTTCTCTGTAAAAACAACCCACCTTACCGGAACAACTACCGACCTGGGAATCCTGGTATCCATGTTTACACAGAAAAAATACAGAAAAAACGGAGAATTGATCGGCAGGGCAAAATTGTTGATGAGTATTATGCTGGCATATGTAATGGGAGCGGTATTCTCAGGATTAACATATTACTACTTGGAATTCAGAGTGTTCTATGTTATCAGTATATGTCTTCTGATTGTTATCGGGTACGATGCCTATAAAATCCATATCCGTCACTTCAATACGAAATACAGATACAGCAGGATTTATAAAAAACCCAATCTTTTTGCTTACCTGTATGATAAAATCCATGGAATTCCGAAAAGAGAGAAGAAAAGAAAGCTTGTCTTTGAGGATTAA
- a CDS encoding TIGR03364 family FAD-dependent oxidoreductase — protein sequence MTTKFDLIVVGGGILGTFHAYHALKKNLKVALLERNSVPQGATVRNFGQVVPSGMDLKWQNFGRESLKIYNELHNQANLTIRQNGSVYIASNDEELQLIEELYEINRNNDYESVLLSKNDCIKKFDGLRSDYCKGGLFFPQELSVDSAEMIVKLHKLLQEKMGLQIFYNTTILETHEDDQKCTAVAADGTEFNASKIIICGGHEFKTLYPNIFNDSDLEVSKLQMLQTKPQGIYSLQGNILTGLSVRRYESFSECPSFQKIKALEDPNSFEKKYGVHILFKQALDGSVIIGDSHEYADAKNTDDLGYDLNMEIDEFMILEAKKIIDLPTYEIQRRWFGIYSQCKTKDIFEHSPSANIHIVTGIGGKGMTGSGGFSLFNIEKIYA from the coding sequence ATGACAACAAAATTTGATTTAATCGTTGTAGGAGGCGGAATTTTAGGAACATTCCACGCTTATCATGCGCTGAAGAAAAATCTTAAGGTGGCTTTACTGGAAAGAAATTCTGTTCCTCAGGGTGCCACGGTAAGGAATTTCGGACAGGTAGTGCCCTCCGGAATGGATCTTAAATGGCAGAATTTCGGAAGAGAAAGTCTCAAAATATACAATGAACTTCATAATCAGGCAAATCTTACCATCAGACAAAACGGATCTGTATATATCGCTTCTAATGATGAAGAACTTCAGCTGATTGAAGAGCTTTATGAAATCAACAGAAATAATGATTATGAATCTGTTTTATTATCTAAAAACGACTGCATCAAGAAATTTGACGGGCTTCGTTCCGATTATTGCAAAGGGGGTTTGTTTTTCCCGCAGGAACTTTCAGTAGATTCTGCAGAGATGATTGTAAAACTTCACAAGCTGCTTCAGGAAAAAATGGGCTTGCAGATTTTCTACAATACAACGATCCTTGAAACCCATGAAGATGATCAGAAATGTACAGCTGTTGCAGCAGACGGAACGGAATTTAACGCTTCCAAAATCATTATCTGCGGTGGACATGAGTTCAAAACTTTATACCCTAACATATTCAATGACAGTGATCTGGAGGTAAGTAAACTGCAGATGCTTCAGACCAAGCCCCAAGGAATCTATTCACTTCAGGGAAATATCCTTACAGGGCTTTCCGTGAGAAGGTATGAATCATTCAGCGAATGTCCTTCTTTTCAGAAGATCAAGGCATTAGAAGATCCTAATTCATTTGAGAAGAAATACGGAGTTCATATTTTATTCAAACAGGCACTTGACGGTTCTGTAATTATTGGAGACTCTCACGAATATGCGGATGCCAAAAATACAGATGATCTTGGATACGATCTTAATATGGAGATTGATGAATTTATGATTCTTGAGGCTAAGAAAATTATTGATCTTCCTACGTATGAAATTCAGAGAAGATGGTTTGGAATTTATTCCCAGTGCAAAACGAAAGATATTTTTGAGCACAGTCCATCTGCGAATATTCATATTGTAACGGGTATCGGAGGAAAAGGAATGACGGGAAGCGGAGGCTTTTCCCTATTTAATATTGAAAAAATTTACGCATAA
- a CDS encoding helix-turn-helix domain-containing protein translates to MNDFLIGIGKRLKDIRKKNNLTINDLAFKANVSNGLVSRIENGRTIPSLPVLLDLIQSLEIDASYFFEGVEKKSNAKFIYVPKGSQQVIEKEVEAEGFKYMHIFSKSLHSLGFEAVLLTLEPNSKREKVITDAWEFKYILKGEVKYVIDNEEIILKEGDSLYFNGKFPHVPVSISDESCVMLVLYFYTA, encoded by the coding sequence ATGAATGACTTTTTAATAGGTATCGGCAAGAGATTAAAGGATATTAGAAAAAAGAATAATTTAACCATTAATGATCTGGCTTTCAAAGCGAATGTAAGCAACGGCCTTGTTTCCAGGATTGAAAACGGAAGAACGATTCCTTCGCTTCCCGTTCTGTTAGATCTGATCCAGTCGCTTGAGATTGATGCCAGCTATTTCTTTGAAGGAGTTGAGAAAAAATCCAACGCTAAATTCATCTACGTTCCGAAAGGAAGCCAGCAAGTTATTGAAAAGGAGGTGGAAGCTGAAGGATTCAAGTATATGCATATTTTCAGCAAAAGTCTTCATTCTTTGGGTTTTGAAGCTGTATTACTTACTCTCGAACCAAATTCTAAAAGAGAAAAGGTCATTACGGATGCCTGGGAATTCAAATATATTCTGAAAGGAGAAGTGAAATATGTAATTGACAATGAAGAAATCATTTTAAAAGAAGGAGATTCCCTTTATTTCAACGGTAAATTCCCTCACGTACCGGTAAGTATTAGTGATGAGAGCTGTGTGATGCTTGTTCTTTATTTTTATACAGCCTAA
- a CDS encoding TonB-dependent receptor, which produces MKTKLEKLLTLVFVCFIVFVSAQKQLIIGTVLDDSQPLPGATVKIKGLSKNTTTDIEGKFTVNDIKEGQYILQISYIGYESSDITIDLKPEQTVDLGIIKLSQPRKNIDEIVVTGTLKNTEARALNLQKNAINITNVIASDGIGKLPDRNAAETVQRVQGVSIERDQGEGRFVSLRGLPPFWASTTINGNRLPTAEEETTSRATAFDFFPTELISYVHVNKSFTPDMEADGIGGGVNFITKTPPMKTEFKATVGSGYNAKSDKGVYNLGFLYGGRTKDKKFGYLFNFAHFIRNWSTDNFEARRSGDEGVFRLELRDYNGVRKTTGINTAFEYVLSPKTTFYLKGMYGTLSDDETHYKHRIRFDKFSSTNNTARVELQNIHNLLITELTSVSLGAVHQLNKGKIDWDLSYYDNKFKYGNIPDKQNNSYYVIKYTQSGVGINPDYISDHGNGPRAYWKADGGKLDYKNPDALFGFYSDPNFKMDASQMRFTDLEFYKVFVEEKDKIVAAFNHEINASDKLTLKYGFKYRDKERNAKFSDIFYNWSSGTAPLMSDFSQYITTQPNGPKYLSEMNAHIGNTFGPVLSTKGMNQFWYDNQGNLKINTTDSEALEYNKALGRNFDVFEKHADAYGMATYKLNDKITILGGIRLSNTNTKVKGYSVNDNILTPVENTKNYLAVLPMIHLKYTLNDKTNLRFAATRTFSRPNFGDLTPGGTYIEADNEFKGGNPNLNPTYSLNFDLMGEYYFSNVGILSGGVFYKSITDPIFQDSFIGNYNGMNGVQFTAPNNGKAAWLGGIELGINKRFDFLPGFLQYFGVQLNATFMTSEMEKPSGRKVALPYQAKELYNAQLFFEKKGFNARLAYNYKGKYAVEYAEEDINDSYYGKYSNLDFGGSYQFTKYLTLYADVNNILNKPLIYHFGKNEDRPEQVEYYGVRFNLGIKLNF; this is translated from the coding sequence ATGAAAACAAAATTAGAGAAATTACTTACCCTTGTTTTTGTCTGTTTCATTGTCTTTGTTTCAGCGCAAAAACAGTTAATTATAGGAACTGTTCTTGACGACAGCCAGCCTCTCCCCGGAGCCACAGTCAAAATAAAAGGTTTATCTAAAAATACAACGACAGATATTGAAGGAAAATTTACTGTCAACGATATTAAAGAAGGTCAATACATATTACAAATCAGCTATATAGGATATGAATCATCAGACATTACTATTGATCTGAAACCGGAACAAACGGTTGATCTGGGAATTATCAAACTTTCCCAGCCACGAAAAAATATTGATGAAATAGTGGTTACCGGAACATTAAAAAATACAGAAGCGAGAGCTTTAAACCTTCAGAAAAATGCGATCAATATTACCAATGTAATTGCCTCAGATGGGATTGGGAAATTACCGGACAGAAATGCAGCAGAAACAGTACAGCGAGTACAGGGAGTTTCTATTGAAAGAGATCAGGGAGAAGGAAGATTTGTCTCCCTTAGAGGACTTCCGCCATTCTGGGCATCCACAACCATCAACGGAAACAGGCTTCCTACTGCTGAGGAAGAAACCACTTCCAGAGCAACAGCATTCGACTTCTTTCCTACGGAACTGATCTCCTATGTACATGTAAACAAGTCTTTTACCCCAGATATGGAAGCAGATGGAATAGGTGGCGGTGTCAATTTTATCACCAAAACACCACCGATGAAAACAGAATTCAAAGCCACTGTAGGAAGCGGCTATAATGCAAAGTCTGATAAAGGAGTTTACAACCTTGGATTTTTATATGGAGGAAGAACGAAAGATAAAAAATTCGGATATTTATTCAACTTTGCCCATTTCATCAGAAACTGGTCTACCGATAACTTTGAGGCGAGGAGAAGTGGTGACGAAGGGGTTTTCAGGCTGGAACTCCGTGATTATAACGGTGTAAGAAAAACAACTGGTATCAATACCGCTTTTGAATATGTATTATCCCCAAAGACGACATTTTATTTAAAAGGAATGTATGGTACATTATCAGATGACGAAACCCACTACAAGCATAGAATCCGATTTGATAAATTCAGCAGTACCAATAATACAGCAAGAGTGGAGCTTCAGAATATCCACAATTTACTGATTACGGAGCTTACATCTGTTTCCTTGGGAGCTGTTCATCAATTAAACAAAGGAAAAATCGACTGGGATTTATCGTATTATGACAACAAATTCAAGTATGGAAATATTCCTGATAAGCAGAATAATTCTTACTATGTCATCAAATACACTCAATCTGGTGTAGGCATTAATCCTGATTATATTTCAGATCATGGAAATGGACCAAGAGCTTATTGGAAAGCCGATGGTGGGAAATTAGATTATAAAAACCCAGATGCTTTATTCGGTTTTTACAGCGATCCGAACTTTAAAATGGATGCTTCTCAGATGAGGTTTACAGATCTTGAATTCTATAAGGTATTTGTAGAGGAAAAGGATAAGATTGTAGCAGCATTCAACCACGAAATTAATGCTTCTGATAAACTGACTTTAAAGTATGGTTTTAAATACAGAGATAAGGAACGTAATGCAAAATTCTCTGATATTTTCTACAACTGGAGCAGCGGAACAGCGCCTCTTATGTCTGATTTTTCTCAATATATCACGACACAGCCCAACGGTCCGAAATATTTAAGTGAAATGAATGCCCACATCGGCAACACATTTGGTCCTGTACTTTCTACCAAAGGAATGAACCAGTTTTGGTATGACAACCAGGGAAATCTAAAAATAAATACGACTGATTCCGAAGCGCTGGAATATAACAAAGCATTAGGAAGAAACTTTGATGTGTTTGAAAAGCATGCTGATGCCTATGGAATGGCAACGTATAAACTGAATGATAAGATTACCATTTTAGGAGGAATCAGATTATCCAATACCAATACAAAAGTGAAAGGGTACAGTGTAAATGATAACATACTGACTCCTGTAGAAAATACCAAAAACTACCTGGCTGTCCTTCCGATGATTCACTTAAAATATACATTAAACGATAAAACCAACCTTCGTTTTGCTGCCACAAGAACTTTCTCAAGACCCAATTTTGGAGATCTTACTCCGGGAGGAACTTATATTGAAGCAGACAACGAGTTCAAAGGTGGAAACCCCAATCTTAATCCTACCTATTCTTTGAATTTTGACCTGATGGGAGAATATTATTTCTCCAATGTAGGAATTCTGAGCGGTGGCGTGTTCTATAAATCGATTACTGATCCTATTTTCCAGGACTCTTTTATCGGAAACTATAACGGAATGAATGGAGTACAGTTTACAGCACCTAATAACGGAAAAGCAGCATGGTTAGGAGGAATTGAGTTGGGAATTAATAAAAGATTTGATTTCCTTCCAGGATTCTTACAATATTTCGGGGTACAGTTGAATGCCACATTCATGACTTCCGAAATGGAAAAACCAAGCGGAAGAAAGGTAGCACTTCCCTACCAGGCAAAGGAATTGTACAATGCCCAGCTTTTCTTTGAGAAAAAAGGATTCAATGCAAGACTGGCTTACAACTACAAAGGAAAGTACGCTGTAGAATATGCTGAAGAAGATATCAATGATTCTTATTATGGTAAATACAGCAATCTTGATTTCGGAGGTTCTTATCAGTTTACGAAATACCTGACTTTGTATGCAGATGTGAACAATATTCTGAATAAACCTCTGATCTATCATTTTGGTAAAAACGAAGACCGCCCTGAGCAGGTGGAATATTATGGAGTACGATTCAATCTTGGAATAAAACTGAACTTCTAA